A single Glycine soja cultivar W05 chromosome 14, ASM419377v2, whole genome shotgun sequence DNA region contains:
- the LOC114384355 gene encoding keratin, type II cytoskeletal 2 epidermal-like yields the protein MDSKRKIALLIFGLLAMLLFISSEVAARELKEVTGAGLSGGRGVNFGGFGGIGGGPGFRFGFNNGSPRFFPGFPTSFPGFPGFPGFPTSFPGFPGFPGFSGGPGFPGTGFPGTGFTGTFPGFGGGVGGGFSNTGFGGVGGIPGGFP from the exons ATGGATTCGAAGAGGAAGATAGCATTACTTATCTTCGGTCTGCTGGCCATGCTCCTTTTCATCTCCTCAGAGGTGGCAGCCAGAGAACTGAAAGAGG TCACTGGTGCTGGCTTGTCTGGTGGCCGTGGCGTAAACTTTGGTGGCTTTGGTGGCATTGGTGGTGGCCCTGGCTTCCGCTTTGGCTTCAATAATGGCTCCCCCCGCTTCTTCCCTGGATTCCCCACCAGCTTCCCTGGATTCCCCGGCTTCCCTGGATTCCCCACCAGCTTCCCTGGATTCCCCGGCTTCCCTGGATTCTCCGGCGGCCCTGGATTCCCCGGCACTGGATTCCCCGGCACTGGATTCACCGGCACCTTCCCTGGCTTTGGTGGTGGCGTCGGCGGCGGCTTCTCAAACACTGGCTTTGGTGGTGTTGGTGGCATCCCAGGAGGATTTCCGTAA